The following is a genomic window from Saprospiraceae bacterium.
TTATCTCATTGGCAGCGGAGAGCTTGTCAGGAAAATCGGGTCTCAGCGTTTGACTTCATTGGTGTTGATCGTTTCCTGTATCACGGTTTTGATCCATTATTATGTCGAAGACGGTCGTACTTTATTGGGATTTGATATGATGGTGTATGTTTTATGTCTTATTATGGCCATATTCTGTACAGTTATCCCTACTTTTATGGTAGCAGAAGGGATCAAACTCATAGGTGCCGGCAATGCTGCCATTATCTCTACTGTCGGTCCGCTGGCCACTATTATCATGGCCACACAAATTCTTGGAGAGCCTTTCAACTTATGGCATGCTGCAGGCACAGTTCTCATTTTGTTCGGTGTATTTTGGGTGTCAAAAAAATGATGATCTGATACATGACGAAATATCGTCAAAAGAAACCCGCTGGACGAAACGCATTTCATAGATTATAATCATAGTTAATTTTCAAAACATTATGAGTTGTATTTTTTGCTTAATATTTTCTTTTCACAATATAATCAAAACTCTTATAGTCATGAACATTTATGACCGTAATTGTTGGATAAAACTGGGAAACATTGTCTGCATACTGACATCATAATTAAGTATTCTAAAGGCATGTGGACCATTATCTTTAGAATAATAGAAGATGATTAAAGTATGTTTATAATTTTCTAAACTTTAAGGCAATAAAAATGGTATCAAACACTAATACTCGTTGATAAAAAACAAAAAAGGCACCCCGATGAGAGATGCCTTTTTATTAAAACTATAATATTACTTATATTATTTTGTACCTTCTGCCTTCTTTGATGCACAAGATTTTGCACCATCTTTTTTGCAGCATGCTTTACCTTCACTTTTTCCAGCACAAGCTTTGGTTTCCACTTTCACACCATTTACATCTTTTTCCATACTTGCAGAAGCAACTTTAGTAAAAGATTTTTTCTCTGCATCAAATTGTACTTCTTCCCAGCTAATTTTACCTGAAGTAGCACACTCTGATTTTTGATAGTAAGAAGTTGCACCTGATATTTCACAAGTTCTTTTTGTGATAGCTCCTTTGGAAGATTTCATAACTTCATCGGCTTCCATTACCACACTGGCAACTTTCGTTTGGTTATCGGCAGTAGACACAGATGCAGTTTTTTTAGAAGCGCAACAAGCTTTTCCTGTAGATGCTGATTTATTACATTGTGCATTGGCAGATAAAGATGCTACTAAAACAAAAGAAAACAAAAACAATAAATTCTTCATGGATTTACATTTTTTAATGATTAATTAGGTATGATTTCAAATTTAGATACAAATATAATATCTTTTTATTATTTAAATGTACTGTTATCCAGTTTTTACATAAATTTTAACATTTGCTGTGGCATCATTTCCTTAATCCTGCCGTTCAGTAAGTATCTTTTGTACACTTTATCTTCTTCTAAATTACGTTTGAGAAAGCCGGATTTAATCTTTTTTGAAATTCTTAATTTTCGTAATTTAATGATATTTTGGTAAAAATAGTTTAAAAAGTTGTAATTTTGCGCCCTTATGAATAATCTTAAATATTTTACTTGTTTTTTAATCCTGTTTTTTCTGTCTTGCAAGTCAGAGTTTGAAGCATTGAGGACAAGCAATCAGCCCGAAAAAATATATAAAGCTGCCAATAATTATTTTGATCAAAAAGAATATGATAGGGCTATAGCGTTGTATGATATCGTTGTACAGTTTTACAGAGGTAAAACAGAAGCAGAAGATTTGTTTTACAAATACGCATATGCACATTACCACATCAATGATTTTATTTTGGCATCGACCTATTTTAAAAACTTTGCCACCACCTTTACCAATAGCCCAAATAAGATAGAAGCCGACTATATGGCTTCATACTCCAATTACAGAATGTCTCCAAACTTCAAACTGGATCAATCGTATACTGAAAAAGCGATCACAGGTTTCGAACAGTTTATCAACCTTTATCCCGGAACCGAGCGCGCCGAGGCAGCCAATAGGTTGATAGACGAAATGCGAAAAAAACTGGAGCAAAAGTCATATGAGCAAGGTCATCTGTACTATAAAATTGGTCAATATCAGGCAGCAATGGTAGCCTTCCAAAGTACTTTAAAGGATTT
Proteins encoded in this region:
- the bamD gene encoding outer membrane protein assembly factor BamD, with product MNNLKYFTCFLILFFLSCKSEFEALRTSNQPEKIYKAANNYFDQKEYDRAIALYDIVVQFYRGKTEAEDLFYKYAYAHYHINDFILASTYFKNFATTFTNSPNKIEADYMASYSNYRMSPNFKLDQSYTEKAITGFEQFINLYPGTERAEAANRLIDEMRKKLEQKSYEQGHLYYKIGQYQAAMVAFQSTLKDFPESKKVEEIRFLILESSFILATNSIFEKKEERYSETLEHYNTFFKKHPGSKN